A single window of Archangium gephyra DNA harbors:
- a CDS encoding S1 family peptidase, with the protein MNHGFRTLTLATALFAGPAALSFIPTTAVAASTEEAVAVPDASPEVLSAMQRDLGLNGEQARRRLASEAAAARLEQKVRENLGTTFAGAWLNQDGSTLIVGVTDEASARYVRGLGAEPRLVTRSQKQLDKVKSALDRNSKRADRTIHGWYVDPATNSVVVFAQDPSLSSVGKFIADSGAADGSVRVVASSEEPRPMYDLRGGDAYYPGNARCSIGFSVNGGFVTAGHCGGVGTNTSGSNGVAQGTVRGSTFPGNDYGWVQVNSSWASQPWVNNYAGGVANVGGSNEAPVGASVCRSGSTTGWRCGVIQAKNVTVNYPQGAVYGLTQSNACCEGGDSGGSWLSGDQAQGVTSGGSGNCTTGGTTFFQPIWPILSTYGLTLTTTGGQAIVSSWNGKCIDIPNSNTTDGTPLQMWDCNGSGAQRWTFYSDGTVRALGKCMDVAWGSTANGAVIQLVACNGNAAQKFVLSGAGDLVNPQANKCVDIKDWNSASGARLQLWECGGTANQKWFRR; encoded by the coding sequence ATGAACCACGGATTCAGAACCCTCACCCTCGCGACGGCGCTGTTCGCCGGACCGGCCGCCCTCTCCTTCATCCCCACCACCGCCGTGGCCGCCTCCACCGAGGAGGCCGTGGCCGTGCCGGACGCGTCGCCGGAGGTCCTCTCCGCGATGCAGCGGGACCTCGGGCTCAACGGTGAGCAGGCCCGGCGCCGGCTGGCCAGCGAAGCGGCGGCGGCCCGTCTCGAGCAGAAGGTGCGCGAGAACCTGGGCACCACGTTCGCCGGTGCCTGGCTCAACCAGGACGGCAGCACGCTCATCGTCGGCGTCACGGACGAGGCCAGCGCCCGCTATGTGCGCGGCCTCGGGGCCGAGCCCCGGCTGGTCACCCGGAGCCAGAAGCAGCTCGACAAGGTGAAGTCCGCGCTGGACCGCAACTCCAAGCGCGCCGACCGGACCATCCACGGCTGGTACGTGGACCCCGCCACCAACAGCGTCGTCGTGTTCGCCCAGGACCCGTCCCTGTCGAGCGTCGGGAAGTTCATCGCCGACAGCGGCGCGGCCGACGGCTCGGTGCGCGTGGTCGCCTCGAGCGAGGAGCCCCGCCCCATGTACGATCTGCGTGGCGGTGATGCGTACTACCCGGGCAACGCGCGCTGCTCGATCGGCTTCTCCGTCAATGGCGGCTTCGTCACCGCGGGCCACTGCGGCGGCGTGGGCACCAACACCTCCGGCTCCAACGGCGTGGCGCAGGGCACCGTGCGGGGCTCGACCTTCCCGGGCAACGACTACGGCTGGGTCCAGGTCAACTCCTCGTGGGCCTCCCAGCCCTGGGTGAACAACTACGCGGGCGGTGTCGCCAACGTCGGCGGCTCCAACGAGGCCCCCGTGGGCGCCTCGGTCTGCCGCTCCGGCTCCACCACCGGCTGGCGCTGCGGCGTCATCCAGGCCAAGAACGTCACCGTCAACTACCCCCAGGGCGCCGTCTATGGCCTCACCCAGAGCAACGCCTGCTGCGAGGGCGGCGACTCCGGTGGCTCCTGGCTCTCCGGTGACCAGGCCCAGGGCGTGACCTCGGGCGGCTCCGGCAACTGCACCACGGGCGGCACCACCTTCTTCCAGCCCATCTGGCCCATCCTCTCCACCTACGGCCTCACGCTCACCACCACGGGCGGCCAGGCCATCGTCTCGAGCTGGAATGGCAAGTGCATCGACATTCCCAACTCGAACACCACGGACGGCACCCCGCTCCAGATGTGGGACTGCAACGGCAGCGGCGCCCAGCGCTGGACCTTCTACTCCGACGGCACCGTCCGGGCGCTCGGCAAGTGCATGGACGTGGCCTGGGGCTCGACGGCCAATGGCGCGGTCATCCAGCTCGTCGCCTGCAATGGCAACGCGGCCCAGAAGTTCGTGCTCAGCGGCGCGGGTGACCTCGTGAACCCGCAGGCCAACAAGTGCGTGGACATCAAGGACTGGAACTCGGCCAGCGGCGCCCGGCTCCAGCTCTGGGAGTGTGGCGGCACCGCCAACCAGAAGTGGTTCCGCCGCTAA
- a CDS encoding RICIN domain-containing protein, whose product MHKGMSGRRTAWSTLAATALLCTFSPASAVAAGESVQVWLTTTSNNVLSKRLSAEPARNFGPESGTSLVIDLNEATTYQSIDGFGGALTDASAWVIYNSPQRNAIMNDLFSVAGGAGYNLVRVPMGSSDFARNHYTYDDTCCDLNDFSVNHDTAYIIPLLQQARQLNPELKLMAVPWSAPGWMKFNNSLTGGGYLRNDLYGLYANYFVRFLQAYNSHGLPVYAVSMQNEPHYAAPSYASMQMEPNDQSNFATQNLRPALNNAGLGSVKILGWDHNWYDNGSPARFPFDLMSYNNSQALSSVAGVAYHCYEGPDGSYSVQSDFRNAYPGKEVHFTECSGGDWATNQAGNLKWELQNNVIGPLRNWAKSSLYWNIALDQNHGPRVGGCDNCRGMITVNTATGTYTKNEDYYSWGHLAKVVRTGAVRIASTSLGNGSIETVAFKNPDGSLALVALNSNETSSLTFKVRWAGQSFDYTLPARSVASFKWDSRAYYRLVNRSTGRCVDVAGPSTADGANIHQWACHTGSSQQWAMEPADSGYYRFVSRYSGKVLDVAGPSTADGANIQQWTSFNAANQQFKPILVSDGWYRFEARHSGKVIDVANCWSSGDGANIQQWIWSNNDCQQFRLERM is encoded by the coding sequence ATGCACAAGGGTATGTCCGGACGCCGGACTGCGTGGAGCACTCTCGCGGCCACGGCGCTTCTCTGCACCTTCTCTCCCGCGAGTGCGGTGGCCGCCGGGGAGTCCGTCCAGGTGTGGCTGACGACCACGTCGAACAACGTGCTCTCCAAGCGGCTCAGCGCGGAGCCAGCCAGGAACTTCGGACCGGAGAGCGGCACGTCGCTGGTGATCGACCTCAACGAGGCGACCACCTATCAGAGCATCGATGGCTTTGGAGGCGCGCTCACCGATGCCTCCGCGTGGGTGATCTACAACTCACCCCAGCGCAACGCGATCATGAATGACCTGTTCAGCGTCGCGGGTGGAGCCGGGTACAACCTGGTCCGGGTGCCCATGGGCTCGTCCGACTTCGCGCGCAATCACTACACCTACGATGATACCTGCTGCGATCTGAACGACTTCTCGGTGAACCACGACACCGCCTACATCATCCCGCTCCTGCAGCAGGCGCGGCAGCTCAATCCCGAGCTCAAGCTCATGGCGGTGCCGTGGAGCGCACCGGGGTGGATGAAGTTCAACAACTCGCTGACGGGAGGCGGGTACCTGCGCAACGACCTGTATGGCCTGTATGCCAACTACTTCGTGCGCTTCCTCCAGGCCTATAACAGCCACGGCCTGCCGGTGTACGCCGTCAGCATGCAGAACGAGCCGCACTATGCCGCTCCTTCCTATGCGTCCATGCAGATGGAGCCGAATGATCAGTCGAACTTCGCGACCCAGAACCTGCGGCCGGCGCTGAACAACGCCGGGCTCGGGTCGGTGAAGATCCTCGGGTGGGACCACAACTGGTACGACAACGGCAGCCCCGCCCGCTTCCCGTTCGACCTGATGAGCTACAACAACAGCCAGGCGCTCTCCTCGGTGGCGGGTGTGGCCTATCACTGCTACGAGGGCCCCGACGGCAGCTACAGCGTCCAGTCCGATTTCCGCAACGCCTATCCCGGCAAGGAGGTCCACTTCACCGAGTGCTCCGGCGGAGACTGGGCGACGAACCAGGCCGGCAATCTGAAGTGGGAGTTGCAGAACAACGTCATCGGCCCGCTGCGCAACTGGGCGAAGAGCTCGCTGTATTGGAACATCGCGCTCGACCAGAACCATGGTCCGCGCGTGGGTGGCTGTGACAACTGCCGCGGCATGATCACCGTGAACACGGCCACGGGCACCTATACCAAGAACGAGGACTATTACAGCTGGGGGCACCTGGCGAAGGTGGTGCGGACCGGTGCGGTGCGCATCGCCTCGACGAGCCTGGGCAATGGCAGCATCGAGACGGTGGCCTTCAAGAATCCGGATGGTTCGCTGGCCCTGGTGGCGTTGAACTCGAATGAGACCAGCTCCCTCACCTTCAAGGTGCGTTGGGCCGGCCAGTCCTTCGACTACACGCTCCCGGCTCGCTCGGTGGCCTCGTTCAAGTGGGACTCGCGTGCGTATTACCGGCTCGTGAACAGGTCCACCGGCCGTTGCGTGGACGTCGCCGGTCCGAGCACCGCCGACGGTGCCAACATCCACCAGTGGGCCTGCCACACCGGCTCCAGCCAGCAGTGGGCCATGGAGCCGGCCGACAGCGGCTACTACCGGTTCGTCTCCCGCTACAGCGGCAAGGTGCTCGACGTCGCCGGCCCGAGCACCGCCGATGGGGCCAACATCCAGCAGTGGACCTCCTTCAACGCGGCCAACCAGCAGTTCAAGCCCATCCTGGTCAGCGATGGCTGGTACCGGTTCGAGGCGCGCCACAGCGGCAAGGTGATCGACGTGGCCAACTGCTGGAGCAGCGGGGACGGCGCCAACATCCAGCAGTGGATCTGGTCCAACAACGACTGCCAGCAGTTCCGGCTCGAGCGGATGTAG
- a CDS encoding DUF4139 domain-containing protein — translation MSNPIHLPIVKVTVLEDRALVERRADVVLPAGPQRLRVEGLSPLAVDRSLQAQLTGGTVAQARVSRTWKEKPRGESARAQWTELRRRVEDLEAEWKRAQVDVQRLRARMEVVHVAREDVLRAIAELSGAGRAKPESWHEQLETVRKETASVEDALQRAHSHVQEAWQRLVEARAALLQSEQPEQQLVTAAELEANHPAGGTVSLRVTYLVPCAVWRPAYRATLAPAEGGEAVTLECEAVVWQRTEEEWKDVELLFSTARPTLGASPPRLMEDWLRLRDKSEQEKHTVEVSIREEVIQTTGEGGASQTESMPGLDDGGEALTLRAAHRVTVPGDGAPHRVPLFQFSAPAASELIGYPEHSPLVHRVARFDNRGPAVLLAGPVDLVRSSGYVGRSQLKFTGVGEKLKLGFGSEDTLRIARLVDSKQDTQRLTGKRTRTHQVKLFLSNTGPRAEKVVLEERMPVSEVEAVEVRLLQEQTKPAPAKVSEDGIVRFELAAPPRSQQELAFAYSVASSAKVAGL, via the coding sequence ATGAGCAACCCCATCCATCTCCCCATCGTCAAGGTGACCGTCCTCGAGGACCGTGCACTGGTGGAGCGCCGCGCGGACGTGGTGCTGCCCGCCGGGCCGCAGCGGCTGCGCGTGGAGGGACTGTCGCCCCTCGCCGTGGACCGGTCGCTCCAGGCCCAGCTCACCGGAGGCACCGTCGCGCAGGCGCGCGTGAGCCGCACGTGGAAGGAGAAGCCCCGTGGCGAGAGCGCGCGGGCACAGTGGACGGAGCTGCGCCGCCGCGTGGAGGACCTCGAGGCCGAGTGGAAGCGCGCGCAGGTGGACGTCCAGCGGCTGCGGGCCCGGATGGAGGTGGTGCACGTGGCCCGCGAGGACGTGCTGCGGGCCATCGCCGAGCTGTCGGGCGCCGGCCGGGCGAAGCCGGAGTCCTGGCACGAGCAGCTCGAGACGGTGCGCAAGGAGACGGCCTCCGTCGAGGACGCGCTCCAGCGGGCGCACAGCCACGTGCAGGAGGCGTGGCAGCGGCTGGTGGAGGCCCGGGCGGCGCTCCTCCAGAGTGAGCAGCCGGAGCAGCAACTGGTCACCGCGGCGGAGCTGGAGGCGAACCACCCGGCGGGAGGGACGGTGTCCCTGCGCGTGACGTACCTGGTGCCCTGCGCGGTGTGGCGGCCGGCGTACCGGGCCACCCTGGCTCCGGCCGAGGGCGGGGAGGCGGTGACGCTCGAGTGCGAGGCCGTGGTGTGGCAGCGCACGGAGGAGGAGTGGAAGGACGTGGAGCTGCTGTTCTCCACGGCGCGGCCGACCCTGGGCGCCTCGCCGCCGCGGCTGATGGAGGACTGGCTGCGGCTGCGCGACAAGAGCGAGCAGGAGAAGCACACGGTGGAGGTGAGCATCCGCGAGGAGGTCATCCAGACCACCGGCGAGGGCGGGGCCAGCCAGACGGAGTCCATGCCGGGCCTGGACGACGGGGGAGAGGCCCTGACGCTCCGGGCGGCCCACCGGGTGACGGTGCCGGGTGACGGAGCGCCGCACCGGGTGCCGCTGTTCCAGTTCAGCGCCCCGGCGGCGTCGGAGCTCATCGGCTACCCGGAGCACTCGCCGCTGGTGCACCGGGTGGCGCGCTTCGACAACCGGGGCCCGGCGGTGCTGCTGGCGGGCCCGGTGGACCTGGTGCGCTCGAGTGGCTACGTGGGCCGCTCGCAGCTCAAGTTCACCGGCGTGGGCGAGAAGCTCAAGCTGGGCTTCGGCAGCGAGGACACCCTGCGCATCGCGCGGCTGGTGGACTCGAAGCAGGACACCCAGCGCCTCACCGGCAAGCGCACGCGGACGCACCAGGTGAAGCTGTTCCTCTCCAACACCGGCCCCCGCGCCGAGAAGGTGGTCCTCGAGGAGCGCATGCCGGTCTCCGAGGTGGAGGCCGTGGAGGTGAGGCTGCTGCAGGAGCAGACGAAGCCCGCCCCCGCGAAGGTGAGCGAGGACGGCATCGTCCGCTTCGAGCTGGCCGCCCCACCCCGCTCGCAGCAGGAGCTGGCCTTCGCCTACTCGGTGGCCAGCTCCGCCAAGGTGGCCGGGCTCTAA
- a CDS encoding DUF4139 domain-containing protein: MVVVPSTLDAVTVHAEGALCTRLAAVPSDNGRLPRQVRIAGLPLGLRTGSLRAAVLKGPQGLQVRDIRPAYDVRLPPETDLPAEQRALEEAKERLNTISSELVRLRQEVSTLQKLKPSFPPRKKDEPHEPRESALTAILSLAGFLDSELTALHTRQLELERQQRDATEEVELRQRRLEEGSSAVRGQRAQLYRAAIITLSEVGPADEAAQLALEYAVFGARWVPGYDLRMPRTLDGGTLRMRASIIQRTGEDWSNVRLALSTANLERRADVPELKALRIGRRQPPPARSGWREPPPGLDELFVGYDTALPRKPSRPEPRLERRPREPVMAAPAEEPMPQGGLLMEGAAAAAPMPMRASQSMPSVSAPMKSAPMLAAEAPTGSSFRAGGAPPPPPAPGAAPAPPKMKSANFMKRRAVADEAPMEMMKEESALEFEDSDGYGDLDSLGGGGPADTRAQPTGLEPAVDLLDYGSLELGGVDQPGQRGRLQPQSEDKSRELLMLLGVHVRVDVFALVAQYEHTAASVQYAALPAWSVPPRQSTPHFDYRFDVETRVDVPSDGVWHTVPVFSAPVGLSAEYICVPSMEPRAFRTVKVENRTPHALLAGPVDITLGDEFLMTSPLPTLAPGATQRLGLGVEESIKVSRNTRFDEASGGVFGGANVLTHHVCVELANRTAQRVTVEVLERVPAVPSAAEKDIKVDEAEVRPAWSKRALLPGETPVEGERAWKVTLQPGEAQTLNATWAVRIPSSKMLVGGNRRT; encoded by the coding sequence ATGGTCGTCGTACCGTCCACGCTGGATGCCGTCACCGTGCATGCCGAGGGCGCGCTCTGCACGCGCCTCGCCGCGGTGCCGTCCGACAACGGCCGGCTTCCCAGACAGGTGCGCATCGCGGGCCTGCCGCTCGGGCTGCGCACCGGCTCGCTCCGGGCCGCCGTGCTGAAGGGCCCCCAGGGCCTCCAGGTACGGGACATCCGCCCCGCCTACGACGTGCGGCTGCCCCCGGAGACCGACCTCCCCGCCGAACAGCGCGCCCTGGAGGAAGCCAAGGAGCGGCTCAACACCATTTCCTCCGAGCTGGTGCGGTTGCGGCAGGAGGTCTCGACCCTCCAGAAGCTCAAGCCCTCCTTCCCACCCCGAAAGAAGGACGAGCCGCACGAGCCACGCGAGTCCGCCCTCACCGCCATCCTCTCGCTTGCGGGCTTCCTCGATTCAGAGCTCACCGCGCTGCACACCCGGCAGCTCGAACTGGAGCGCCAGCAGCGCGACGCGACCGAGGAGGTGGAGTTGCGCCAGCGGCGGCTGGAAGAGGGCTCGTCCGCGGTGCGCGGCCAGCGTGCCCAGCTCTACCGGGCCGCCATCATCACCCTCTCCGAGGTGGGCCCGGCGGACGAGGCCGCGCAGCTCGCGCTCGAGTACGCCGTGTTCGGTGCCCGCTGGGTACCGGGTTACGACTTGCGGATGCCCCGGACGCTCGACGGAGGCACCCTGCGCATGCGCGCCTCCATCATCCAGCGCACCGGTGAGGACTGGAGCAACGTGCGGCTGGCCCTCTCCACCGCGAACCTGGAGCGGCGCGCCGATGTGCCGGAGCTGAAGGCCCTGCGCATCGGCCGGCGCCAGCCGCCTCCGGCCCGCTCGGGCTGGCGTGAACCGCCCCCGGGGCTCGACGAGCTGTTCGTCGGCTACGACACCGCCCTGCCCCGGAAACCCTCGCGTCCCGAGCCCAGGCTGGAGCGCAGGCCGCGCGAGCCCGTCATGGCCGCCCCCGCCGAGGAGCCCATGCCGCAGGGCGGCCTGCTGATGGAGGGAGCCGCGGCGGCGGCGCCCATGCCGATGCGCGCGTCCCAGTCCATGCCGTCCGTGTCCGCGCCCATGAAGTCCGCCCCCATGTTGGCGGCCGAGGCCCCCACCGGCTCCTCCTTCCGCGCGGGAGGCGCCCCTCCCCCTCCGCCAGCCCCCGGAGCAGCACCCGCGCCCCCCAAGATGAAGAGCGCGAACTTCATGAAGCGCCGTGCCGTCGCCGACGAAGCGCCCATGGAGATGATGAAGGAGGAGTCGGCCTTGGAGTTCGAGGACTCGGACGGGTACGGGGACCTCGACTCCCTGGGCGGCGGTGGCCCCGCGGACACCCGCGCCCAGCCCACCGGCCTGGAGCCGGCGGTGGATCTGCTCGACTACGGCAGCCTGGAGCTGGGCGGCGTGGACCAGCCCGGTCAGCGCGGACGGTTGCAGCCCCAGTCCGAGGACAAGTCCCGGGAGCTGCTGATGCTGCTGGGCGTGCACGTGCGCGTGGATGTCTTCGCGCTCGTGGCCCAGTACGAGCACACGGCGGCCTCGGTGCAATACGCGGCGCTCCCGGCCTGGTCCGTGCCGCCGCGCCAGTCCACGCCGCACTTCGACTACCGCTTCGACGTGGAGACGCGCGTCGACGTGCCCTCGGATGGCGTGTGGCACACCGTGCCCGTCTTCTCCGCCCCCGTGGGACTGAGCGCCGAATACATCTGCGTGCCCTCCATGGAACCGCGCGCCTTCCGCACCGTGAAGGTGGAGAACCGCACGCCCCACGCGCTGCTCGCCGGCCCGGTGGACATCACCCTCGGCGACGAGTTCCTGATGACATCTCCCCTGCCCACGCTCGCCCCTGGAGCCACGCAGCGGCTGGGACTGGGCGTCGAGGAGTCCATCAAGGTGTCGCGCAACACGCGCTTCGACGAGGCCTCGGGCGGCGTGTTCGGCGGCGCCAACGTGCTCACCCACCACGTCTGCGTCGAGCTGGCCAACCGGACCGCGCAGCGTGTCACCGTGGAGGTGCTGGAGCGGGTGCCCGCGGTGCCCTCCGCGGCGGAGAAGGACATCAAGGTGGACGAGGCCGAGGTGAGGCCCGCCTGGAGCAAGCGCGCGCTCCTGCCCGGCGAGACGCCCGTGGAGGGCGAGCGGGCGTGGAAGGTGACGCTGCAACCGGGTGAGGCGCAGACGCTGAACGCGACGTGGGCCGTACGGATTCCCTCGAGCAAGATGCTCGTGGGCGGAAACCGGAGGACGTGA
- a CDS encoding HNH endonuclease gives MIQCVLLGLLALSGSFEVHRLAPAPAQVREVAALSPGSPVEMGDPGTSPTVEAIAGKDRTSRLFTKKGKSLVKDANAKQNDGKILCENCKVETVPGEKHVKDVTPPSNEAQVDHIIPKAKGGKGEPSNGQVLCRDCNIKKSDKPE, from the coding sequence ATGATCCAGTGCGTTCTGCTCGGGCTGCTCGCCCTCTCAGGCTCCTTCGAGGTGCATCGACTCGCGCCCGCTCCAGCCCAGGTCCGTGAGGTGGCTGCGCTTTCCCCTGGTTCGCCAGTGGAGATGGGTGACCCGGGAACGTCCCCTACGGTCGAAGCGATTGCCGGGAAGGATCGAACCAGCCGTCTCTTCACGAAGAAGGGGAAGTCGCTCGTCAAAGACGCCAACGCCAAGCAAAACGACGGGAAGATCCTCTGCGAGAACTGCAAGGTGGAGACAGTTCCGGGTGAGAAACACGTCAAGGACGTCACTCCTCCGTCCAACGAGGCACAGGTCGACCACATCATCCCGAAAGCGAAGGGGGGCAAGGGCGAGCCTTCGAACGGGCAGGTGCTGTGCCGTGACTGCAACATCAAGAAGAGCGACAAGCCGGAATGA
- a CDS encoding DUF4265 domain-containing protein yields MAAEESEQLVKVFFELQQDEDGYPPVTSESMWATPVGDGLYRLGNIPFFARGVAYEDVVSAVRRDDGTRGFVEVVRPSGHSTLRVIIYEASEAPALRHELEALGCDTELSHIPNLVAVDVPPAVSLDEVRRLLETGTASERWEYEEACLGS; encoded by the coding sequence ATGGCCGCTGAAGAATCCGAGCAGCTCGTGAAGGTCTTCTTCGAGCTACAGCAGGATGAGGATGGCTATCCGCCCGTTACGAGCGAAAGCATGTGGGCCACACCTGTCGGCGATGGGCTCTACCGCCTGGGCAACATCCCCTTCTTCGCGCGTGGAGTCGCTTACGAGGATGTTGTCTCCGCGGTCCGTCGTGACGACGGCACGAGGGGCTTCGTCGAGGTTGTTCGCCCCTCCGGGCACAGCACCTTGCGCGTCATCATCTACGAAGCCTCCGAGGCTCCAGCTCTGCGTCATGAGCTGGAGGCGCTCGGGTGTGACACCGAGCTGAGCCACATCCCCAACCTGGTGGCTGTCGATGTCCCTCCGGCCGTCTCCCTGGATGAGGTGAGGCGCCTGCTCGAGACAGGAACTGCCTCCGAGCGCTGGGAGTACGAGGAGGCGTGCCTGGGGAGTTGA
- a CDS encoding SDR family oxidoreductase, producing MRILILGIGGAVARRVALQLRDKGHTVFGIDTRPWEGGPSDIEVHEVDLRKRPAEDVFRTRRPEAVVHMATVTSLRVQGEERHRINLGGTRVVFEHCREYGVKHAVFVGRHTFYGAAPDSALYHTEDEPPKELASFPELADLVAADLYASTALWRYPELTTSVLRVCYSLGPSAQGTLATFMRGRRVPMVAGYDPLFQFLHEDDVASAITLTVEKRVRGVFNVAGPQPLPLSVIIRQAQRQPVPLPMMVLRQLLGRFGLPRLPPGALYHLQYPIVVDAKAFREATGFTYRFDEVRTIESFLAAHPPHAHAARSSSIGSRRSGC from the coding sequence ATGAGGATCCTCATCCTGGGGATTGGCGGAGCGGTGGCCCGGCGCGTGGCGCTGCAGCTGCGAGACAAGGGACACACGGTGTTCGGCATCGACACGCGGCCGTGGGAGGGAGGGCCGTCGGACATCGAGGTGCACGAGGTGGACCTGCGCAAGCGGCCGGCCGAGGACGTGTTCCGGACGCGGCGGCCCGAGGCGGTGGTGCACATGGCCACGGTGACGTCGCTGCGCGTGCAGGGCGAGGAGCGCCACCGCATCAACCTGGGCGGCACGCGGGTGGTGTTCGAGCACTGCCGGGAGTACGGGGTGAAGCACGCCGTCTTCGTGGGCCGGCACACCTTCTACGGGGCGGCACCGGACTCGGCGCTGTACCACACGGAGGACGAGCCGCCGAAGGAGCTGGCCTCCTTCCCGGAGCTGGCGGACCTGGTGGCCGCGGACCTCTACGCCTCGACGGCGCTGTGGCGCTACCCGGAGCTGACCACGTCGGTGCTGCGCGTGTGCTACTCGCTGGGGCCCTCGGCGCAGGGCACGCTGGCCACCTTCATGCGCGGCCGGCGGGTGCCGATGGTGGCGGGGTATGATCCGCTCTTCCAGTTCCTGCACGAGGACGACGTGGCGTCGGCCATCACGCTCACGGTGGAGAAGCGCGTGCGCGGGGTGTTCAACGTGGCGGGTCCGCAGCCGCTGCCGCTCTCCGTCATCATCCGGCAGGCTCAGCGCCAGCCCGTGCCACTGCCGATGATGGTGTTGCGACAGCTCCTCGGCCGCTTCGGGCTGCCGCGGCTGCCGCCCGGGGCGCTCTACCACCTGCAGTATCCCATCGTGGTGGACGCGAAGGCCTTCCGGGAGGCCACCGGCTTCACCTACCGCTTCGACGAGGTGCGAACCATCGAGTCCTTCCTGGCGGCCCACCCCCCCCACGCCCACGCCGCGAGGAGCTCTTCGATCGGCTCGAGGCGCTCGGGGTGCTGA
- a CDS encoding lysophospholipid acyltransferase family protein, whose translation MELPFNAYGVDPYGVSKWHLRVIFEAMSFFYRSYFRVRCHGIEHIPARGRAMVVGNHSGGVAVDGAMVVTSCFLEMEPPRLAQGMAEKFIAATPVASTWASRCGQFPGLPEHAVRLLEEDRLLMIFPEGARGTAKLYPQRYDLVDFGTGFMRLALKTRTPIIPFGFLGGGAAIPTVANLYGLGKVLGMPYVPVTPYVLPLPLPVPLEIHYGEPMVFEGTGNEEDTVIQGYVEQVKERIAGIVERRRHERWEGR comes from the coding sequence ATGGAACTGCCGTTCAACGCGTACGGGGTGGACCCGTACGGCGTGTCCAAGTGGCACCTGCGCGTCATCTTCGAGGCGATGAGCTTCTTCTACCGGAGCTACTTCCGGGTGCGCTGCCACGGAATCGAGCACATCCCGGCGCGCGGGAGGGCCATGGTGGTGGGCAACCACTCGGGCGGCGTGGCGGTGGACGGGGCCATGGTCGTCACCTCGTGCTTCCTGGAGATGGAGCCACCGCGGCTGGCGCAGGGCATGGCGGAGAAGTTCATCGCCGCCACGCCGGTGGCCTCCACATGGGCCAGCCGCTGCGGCCAGTTCCCCGGCCTGCCCGAGCATGCCGTCCGCCTGCTGGAGGAGGATCGGCTGCTGATGATCTTCCCCGAGGGCGCGCGTGGCACCGCGAAGCTCTACCCGCAGCGCTATGACCTGGTGGATTTCGGCACGGGCTTCATGCGCCTGGCGCTCAAGACGCGCACGCCCATCATCCCCTTCGGCTTCCTGGGAGGCGGGGCGGCCATCCCCACGGTGGCCAACCTCTACGGACTGGGCAAGGTGCTCGGAATGCCCTACGTGCCCGTCACTCCGTACGTGCTGCCGCTGCCGCTTCCGGTGCCGCTGGAGATCCACTATGGCGAGCCCATGGTGTTCGAGGGCACGGGCAACGAGGAGGACACGGTCATCCAGGGGTATGTGGAGCAGGTGAAGGAACGCATCGCGGGCATCGTCGAGCGGCGCCGGCACGAGCGCTGGGAAGGGCGTTGA
- a CDS encoding alpha/beta hydrolase, translating to MKKTIRLMGAWMALLVALALPGMAEAHGARDVKVERREFPVRLANGQRYTVVGYLYYQGSLKNRPVQILTHGITYNHGYWDLPEVDGQDYSYARYMARRHYAVLALDLPGTGESDRLDGDALDLAESASALHQVARHLRATAEKNTFETLIYVGHSNGALVSTFAQAQYGDAQAVVNTGWLNTAHSVPVESGTLLEFLNQGPYIRIPGELRSALFYAPEYSHPELVAYDNETADTVTRGQYLGLLTMMGSPESIPAGDIRVPVMVQLGDRDLVASASYAEAEAKMYPRARSVWVDTLVNTGHVFNGHYGKERGWAAIDLWLRLVVR from the coding sequence ATGAAGAAGACGATCCGTTTGATGGGAGCCTGGATGGCGCTGCTGGTGGCGCTGGCTCTTCCGGGGATGGCCGAGGCCCATGGGGCCCGGGATGTGAAGGTGGAGCGGCGGGAGTTCCCGGTGCGGCTCGCCAACGGCCAGCGGTACACGGTGGTGGGCTACCTCTACTACCAGGGCAGCTTGAAGAACCGCCCGGTGCAGATCCTCACCCATGGCATCACCTACAATCATGGCTACTGGGATCTGCCCGAGGTGGACGGCCAGGACTACTCGTATGCGCGGTACATGGCGCGCCGGCACTACGCGGTGCTCGCGTTGGACCTGCCGGGCACGGGCGAGAGCGACCGGCTGGACGGGGATGCGCTGGACCTGGCGGAGTCGGCGAGCGCCCTGCACCAGGTGGCGCGGCACCTCCGGGCCACGGCGGAGAAGAACACCTTCGAGACGCTCATCTACGTGGGGCACTCCAACGGAGCGCTCGTCTCCACCTTCGCGCAGGCGCAGTACGGGGATGCGCAGGCGGTGGTGAACACGGGCTGGCTGAACACCGCGCACTCGGTGCCGGTGGAGTCGGGCACGCTGCTGGAGTTCCTGAACCAGGGCCCCTACATCCGCATCCCCGGGGAGCTGCGCAGCGCGCTCTTCTATGCCCCGGAGTACTCCCATCCGGAGCTGGTCGCCTACGACAACGAGACGGCGGACACGGTGACGCGCGGCCAGTACCTGGGCCTGCTGACGATGATGGGCTCGCCGGAGTCCATTCCGGCGGGGGACATCCGGGTGCCGGTGATGGTGCAGCTGGGGGACAGGGACCTGGTGGCGTCGGCCTCCTACGCCGAGGCCGAGGCGAAGATGTACCCGCGTGCCCGCTCGGTGTGGGTGGACACGCTCGTCAACACCGGGCACGTCTTCAACGGCCACTACGGCAAGGAGCGGGGCTGGGCGGCGATCGATCTGTGGCTGCGCCTGGTGGTGCGCTGA